In Sulfitobacter sp. OXR-159, one DNA window encodes the following:
- a CDS encoding Lrp/AsnC family transcriptional regulator: MTVRIDETDRKILAQLQRDASQSLDDIAREVGSSKTPVWNRIRKLREAGVIGQQTVVLDSEALGFEACFFVLIRTSEHEAAWQAAFLQALKDRPEVQEAHRLAGDIDYILKVRVKNARAYDVFYQALISEVKVHNVTALLSMEEIKSTTMLPL; the protein is encoded by the coding sequence ATGACTGTCCGAATTGATGAGACCGACCGGAAGATTTTGGCGCAGCTGCAACGGGATGCGAGCCAATCGCTGGACGATATCGCCCGCGAAGTAGGCTCTTCGAAGACGCCCGTGTGGAATCGGATCCGCAAATTGCGCGAGGCCGGGGTGATTGGCCAGCAGACGGTTGTGCTTGATTCAGAGGCACTTGGATTCGAGGCGTGCTTTTTCGTTCTGATCCGCACGTCAGAGCATGAGGCGGCGTGGCAGGCGGCGTTTTTGCAGGCGTTGAAAGACCGGCCCGAGGTGCAGGAAGCGCACCGTTTGGCAGGGGATATCGATTATATCCTGAAAGTGCGGGTCAAGAACGCGCGGGCCTATGACGTGTTCTATCAGGCACTGATCTCAGAGGTGAAGGTGCATAACGTCACGGCGCTTTTGTCGATGGAAGAGATCAAATCAACGACGATGCTGCCGCTTTAA
- the tpiA gene encoding triose-phosphate isomerase has protein sequence MRPKIAAGNWKMNGTAASLAELHSLATGLPENPPQVVICPPSTLLFRATDATHGSPIQIGAQDCHTEGAGAYTGDISATMVADSGATHVILGHSERRDAHRETDADVQAKTCAAWAAGLTAIVCIGESEAERDADQTLDVIGGQLDGSLPDAVDAENTVIAYEPIWAIGTGKVPSIAQIKEVHDFIRTRLIDRFGAEIGNALPLLYGGSVKAANAVEIFAVENVDGALVGGASLKAEDFAPIVAALAQS, from the coding sequence ATGCGCCCCAAAATCGCCGCCGGCAACTGGAAGATGAACGGCACCGCCGCCTCTTTGGCAGAGCTTCACAGCCTTGCCACCGGCCTGCCCGAAAACCCGCCGCAGGTCGTGATCTGCCCGCCCAGCACATTGCTGTTCCGCGCCACTGACGCCACCCACGGCAGCCCGATCCAAATCGGTGCGCAGGATTGCCATACCGAAGGCGCAGGCGCCTATACGGGTGACATCTCCGCCACGATGGTCGCCGACAGCGGCGCCACCCATGTGATCCTCGGCCATTCAGAGCGCCGCGATGCCCACCGGGAAACCGACGCCGACGTCCAGGCCAAGACCTGTGCCGCCTGGGCCGCGGGTCTCACCGCCATCGTCTGCATTGGCGAGAGCGAGGCCGAGCGGGACGCTGATCAAACGCTCGACGTCATCGGCGGGCAACTCGACGGCTCCCTCCCCGATGCGGTTGATGCGGAAAATACCGTGATCGCCTATGAGCCCATCTGGGCCATTGGCACCGGTAAAGTGCCCAGCATCGCACAGATCAAAGAAGTACATGACTTCATCCGCACGCGCCTGATCGATCGTTTCGGTGCAGAGATCGGCAATGCGCTTCCCCTGCTCTACGGCGGCTCGGTCAAGGCCGCGAATGCTGTCGAGATTTTCGCGGTGGAAAACGTCGACGGCGCGCTTGTGGGTGGGGCCAGCCTCAAGGCCGAAGACTTCGCGCCCATCGTGGCAGCACTCGCGCAGTCCTGA